A single window of Martelella sp. NC20 DNA harbors:
- a CDS encoding tyrosine-type recombinase/integrase: MMHHHVDRFVQLNRALGMKFAAQETSLRAFADFAAARSITHVTTALILEWAGGAATPYAARARFDRARALTVFLHAEDARHEIPAMGLLGRSRRRRPAPHILTRDQINRIMQEALLVPGLTPISPLTYHNLFGLLASTGLRISEALSLQRDDLTEDGLMIRKGKFGKSRLVPIHPSTRAALERYLEARSAVRHPGDDLFVLGHGRAPTATRVYVVFVRIVRKLGYRNPTGPGPRVHDLRHTFAVRSLEACGNDPQAVLRHMKALSTYLGHVDIANTYWYLEATPVLLKMIASTAEDIWIGGAA, from the coding sequence ATGATGCATCACCATGTCGACCGCTTCGTCCAACTCAATCGCGCTCTTGGAATGAAGTTTGCCGCGCAAGAGACATCCTTGCGCGCCTTCGCGGATTTTGCCGCGGCCCGTTCCATCACGCATGTGACGACCGCGCTGATCCTGGAATGGGCCGGTGGCGCCGCGACGCCTTATGCAGCGCGGGCCCGGTTTGATCGCGCCCGTGCCCTGACCGTGTTCCTGCACGCGGAAGATGCACGGCATGAGATACCGGCGATGGGCCTGCTGGGCCGTTCACGCCGACGGCGGCCCGCCCCGCATATTCTGACGCGAGACCAGATCAATCGTATCATGCAGGAAGCGCTTCTGGTACCCGGCCTGACGCCGATCAGCCCGCTGACCTACCACAACCTGTTCGGGTTGCTTGCTTCGACAGGCTTGCGGATTTCGGAAGCTTTGTCCCTGCAGCGCGACGACCTGACGGAGGATGGCCTCATGATCCGCAAGGGCAAGTTCGGCAAGAGCCGCCTTGTACCGATACATCCTTCAACCCGCGCCGCGCTGGAACGGTATCTCGAAGCCCGCAGTGCCGTGCGCCATCCGGGCGATGATCTCTTCGTTCTGGGCCACGGCCGCGCCCCGACGGCGACAAGGGTTTACGTGGTCTTCGTTCGGATCGTGCGCAAGCTCGGTTATCGCAACCCAACAGGCCCTGGCCCCCGTGTGCACGATCTGCGCCATACATTCGCAGTGCGATCTCTCGAAGCTTGCGGCAACGATCCGCAGGCGGTGTTGCGGCACATGAAGGCGCTGAGCACCTATCTCGGCCATGTCGATATCGCCAATACCTACTGGTACCTCGAGGCCACGCCGGTCCTGCTGAAGATGATCGCGTCGACCGCCGAAGATATCTGGATCGGAGGTGCGGCATGA
- a CDS encoding tyrosine-type recombinase/integrase, with the protein MTPLAPDLSAFLQTHLPGDCGASRHTIAAYAHAFTLLLRFAAGRLRRTPSELAIEDLDVQMIRAFLEHIEEGRANSVRSRNARLAAIKSFFRFVEHRHPACLEQAMMIRAMPIKRTDAKLIDYLTKEEVRALLAAPNRHTPGGLRDRAMLHLAYAAGLRASELLAVRMDDFPEVSLSSVRILGKGRRERVLPLWKETQAAIRAWLAVRPGNVGPELFLNRDGRQMTRDGFAYRLRQHVATAEGLAPSIAAKHVTPHVLRHSCAMHTLQATGDIRKVALWLGHTSIQTTEMYLRADPTEKLALLDAHHAPLIKPGKFREPSDKLMQILAVATQRS; encoded by the coding sequence ATGACCCCGCTTGCTCCCGATCTTTCGGCCTTCCTGCAAACCCATCTTCCTGGCGATTGCGGCGCGAGCCGACATACCATCGCGGCCTATGCCCACGCGTTCACCCTTCTGCTGCGGTTTGCGGCGGGGCGGCTCAGGCGAACCCCTTCGGAACTCGCCATAGAAGACCTTGATGTGCAGATGATCAGGGCGTTCCTTGAACATATCGAGGAAGGGCGCGCCAATTCCGTCCGGTCCCGCAACGCGCGGCTGGCGGCGATCAAATCGTTCTTCCGTTTCGTCGAACATCGTCACCCGGCATGCCTTGAGCAGGCGATGATGATCCGGGCCATGCCGATCAAGCGGACAGATGCCAAGCTGATCGACTATCTGACCAAGGAAGAAGTCCGTGCCCTGCTTGCCGCGCCGAACCGTCACACGCCGGGCGGATTGCGGGACAGGGCGATGCTGCATCTTGCCTATGCCGCAGGATTGAGGGCATCCGAACTGCTCGCGGTGCGAATGGACGATTTTCCCGAAGTTTCGTTGTCCAGCGTTCGGATCCTGGGCAAGGGGCGGCGGGAGCGCGTCCTGCCGCTCTGGAAGGAGACCCAGGCCGCCATTCGCGCGTGGCTGGCTGTCCGGCCAGGCAATGTGGGGCCCGAACTGTTCCTGAACCGTGATGGTCGCCAGATGACACGGGACGGGTTCGCCTACAGGCTCAGGCAGCATGTGGCGACCGCCGAAGGCTTGGCACCCTCGATCGCCGCAAAGCACGTGACCCCGCATGTGCTGCGGCACAGCTGCGCCATGCATACGCTTCAGGCTACCGGCGATATCCGCAAGGTCGCGCTCTGGCTTGGACATACCAGCATCCAGACGACGGAGATGTATCTGCGCGCGGACCCGACCGAGAAGCTCGCACTTCTGGATGCGCATCATGCCCCGCTGATCAAACCCGGCAAATTCCGGGAACCCTCGGACAAGCTGATGCAGATATTGGCCGTCGCGACACAGAGATCCTGA
- a CDS encoding TOTE conflict system archaeo-eukaryotic primase domain-containing protein, which yields MTDKNDIEENLTRVRARLADLDAERHELQREMAALEARLAAEPAPTVKQPSFENASVTNASPSHEKVDLFRSLFAGRPDVFPLRWDNRKTGRSGYSPACANEWVKGICGKPKVKCGECLHQKFIPPDESVMEKHLRGGDGRSGDFVAGVYPLLSGDTCWFLAADFDKASWADDANALLETCRAKGVPAALERSRSGNGGHIWIFFSEPVSARVARQFGSVLITETMERRPEIGFASYDRLFPNQDIMPLGGFGNLIALPLQNTARKAGNSVFVDAGMRPYDDQWAYLSSLPRLSAAAVTKLVEAAELSGRILGVRMPVDDEQADEPWKMTPSRRSTARRLDVPVPPTIKVTIADQIYIDRSELPSAMVAQLVRLAAFQNPEFYRAQAMRLPTFGKPRIVSCAELHPRHVALPRGSFDEVVGFLSDHGVRAELDDLREDGTRLPETVCFRGELRQQQSRAFEALAEHDTGVLAATTAFGKTVVASALIARRASNTLVLVHRRELLSQWIERLKSFLQIDPKQIGTIGAGKRKPTGVIDVALIQSLVRKGEVDDIVADYGHLVVDECHHLSAASFELVARRSKARYVTGLSATVARKDGHHPIIFMQCGPVRHQVSAKSQAAENGLHHRARERHTRFRLPEALAIAERPSIPAIYAALAEDEARNDLIFNDVLKSLEVKRSPIVLTERKDHLEHLHQRLSRFVKNIVVLRGGMSAKDRNAAHAALNVDDDEERLILATGRYIGEGFDDARLDTLFLTMPIAWKGTLAQYVGRLHRRHDEKKDVLVVDYVDSSVPVLARMAAKRRTGYRALGYVME from the coding sequence GTGACCGACAAGAACGATATTGAGGAAAACCTGACGCGGGTTCGAGCGCGGCTGGCCGATCTGGATGCTGAACGGCATGAGCTTCAGCGCGAGATGGCGGCACTTGAGGCTCGTCTTGCTGCAGAGCCCGCGCCAACCGTGAAACAGCCCTCCTTCGAGAACGCCTCCGTCACGAATGCTTCGCCGTCGCACGAAAAGGTTGACCTGTTCCGAAGCCTGTTCGCCGGTCGGCCTGACGTGTTCCCGTTGCGATGGGACAACAGGAAGACCGGTCGCTCGGGGTATTCGCCTGCTTGTGCCAACGAATGGGTGAAAGGAATATGCGGCAAACCGAAGGTCAAATGCGGTGAATGCCTCCATCAGAAGTTCATCCCGCCGGACGAAAGTGTCATGGAAAAACACCTGCGCGGTGGCGATGGCCGAAGTGGCGATTTTGTAGCCGGCGTCTATCCGCTACTATCCGGTGATACATGCTGGTTTCTGGCGGCGGATTTTGACAAGGCATCCTGGGCGGATGACGCGAATGCGCTGCTCGAAACCTGTCGGGCAAAGGGCGTTCCCGCAGCGCTGGAACGATCGAGATCTGGAAATGGCGGTCATATCTGGATCTTCTTCTCCGAACCGGTCTCTGCCCGTGTGGCACGCCAGTTTGGATCAGTTCTGATCACCGAAACGATGGAGCGGCGGCCGGAAATCGGTTTTGCTTCCTATGACCGGCTGTTTCCAAATCAGGATATCATGCCGCTCGGCGGCTTCGGCAACCTGATCGCACTGCCGCTCCAGAACACCGCGCGCAAGGCTGGCAACAGCGTCTTTGTGGACGCGGGCATGCGGCCGTATGACGATCAGTGGGCTTATTTGTCCTCCTTGCCGAGATTGTCTGCGGCAGCGGTGACCAAGCTCGTCGAAGCCGCCGAGCTTTCCGGGCGGATACTGGGCGTGCGCATGCCTGTGGATGACGAACAGGCGGACGAACCCTGGAAGATGACTCCGTCACGCCGCAGCACGGCGCGACGCCTCGACGTGCCCGTTCCACCGACCATCAAGGTAACGATTGCCGACCAGATCTATATCGACCGCTCGGAGTTGCCTTCGGCCATGGTTGCCCAACTGGTGCGACTGGCCGCGTTCCAGAACCCCGAATTCTATCGCGCGCAGGCGATGCGGCTGCCGACATTCGGAAAGCCGCGCATTGTGTCCTGTGCCGAACTGCATCCCCGACACGTCGCCCTGCCGCGCGGCAGCTTCGACGAAGTGGTCGGGTTCCTGTCCGATCACGGTGTGAGAGCCGAACTGGACGATTTGCGTGAAGACGGAACCCGCTTGCCTGAGACGGTCTGCTTCCGTGGCGAACTTCGCCAACAGCAATCGCGAGCGTTCGAAGCATTGGCCGAACACGATACCGGCGTGCTTGCCGCCACGACCGCATTCGGCAAGACGGTTGTGGCCTCGGCGCTGATCGCGCGTCGTGCCAGCAATACGCTGGTTCTTGTTCATCGTCGCGAACTCCTTAGCCAATGGATCGAGCGCCTCAAGTCCTTTCTGCAGATTGACCCGAAGCAGATCGGCACCATTGGCGCGGGAAAGCGCAAACCCACCGGTGTGATCGACGTGGCGCTGATCCAGAGCCTGGTTCGCAAGGGCGAAGTTGACGATATCGTTGCCGATTACGGTCATCTTGTCGTCGATGAGTGCCATCACCTGTCCGCTGCAAGCTTTGAGCTTGTCGCCCGCAGATCGAAGGCGCGCTATGTTACGGGATTGTCGGCAACGGTCGCCCGGAAAGACGGGCATCACCCGATCATCTTCATGCAATGCGGTCCGGTACGCCATCAGGTAAGCGCCAAATCACAGGCAGCAGAAAACGGCCTTCACCATCGGGCGCGGGAACGTCATACGAGATTCAGATTGCCGGAGGCCCTCGCCATAGCCGAACGCCCGTCCATCCCCGCAATCTATGCCGCTCTGGCGGAGGATGAGGCCCGAAACGATCTGATCTTCAATGACGTGTTGAAATCGCTTGAGGTCAAACGCTCACCGATCGTACTGACCGAGCGGAAGGATCACCTCGAGCATCTTCATCAACGACTCTCCCGATTTGTGAAAAACATCGTCGTACTCCGTGGCGGCATGTCCGCAAAGGACCGGAATGCCGCGCATGCGGCGCTGAATGTCGATGATGATGAGGAACGGCTGATCCTCGCGACAGGGCGTTATATCGGCGAGGGCTTCGATGACGCCCGGCTCGACACCCTGTTCCTGACAATGCCGATCGCCTGGAAAGGCACGCTGGCGCAATATGTCGGCAGGTTGCATCGGCGGCATGACGAAAAGAAGGACGTGCTGGTGGTCGATTATGTCGACAGTTCGGTCCCGGTCCTCGCCAGAATGGCCGCCAAACGACGGACCGGCTATCGGGCGCTCGGCTATGTGATGGAATAG
- a CDS encoding DUF7146 domain-containing protein → MARQDASELAIRLGRQAEAVCRHYLSAGHREGRYWLVGDVRNTPGRSMFVRLKGGEIGKGAAGKWTDAATGEHGDLLDVIRQSCGLVDFKDVADEARTFLAMPHPEPEPSSTRRTPASAPSGSPEAARRLFAMAQPISGTLVKTYLRTRGITDLHGTGSLRFHPHCYYRPDEHSPMETWPAMIASVTDLAGRQTGAHRTWLAPDGSDKAPIDTPRRAMGDLLGHAVRFAVAGEVMAAGEGIETMLSLRMALPTMPMAAALSAAHLSAILFPDTLRRLYIARDNDPAGDGAMATLIERANAAGIEAVVVSPALSDFNEDLRLTGLDSLRAGVRVQIAPQDVARFMALAA, encoded by the coding sequence ATGGCACGACAGGACGCCTCCGAACTGGCAATCCGTCTCGGCCGGCAGGCAGAGGCGGTGTGCCGCCACTACCTCTCTGCCGGTCATCGCGAGGGCCGCTATTGGCTGGTCGGCGATGTGCGCAACACGCCCGGCCGCTCGATGTTCGTGCGGCTGAAGGGCGGCGAAATCGGCAAGGGCGCCGCCGGCAAATGGACCGACGCCGCCACCGGCGAGCATGGCGATCTCCTCGACGTCATCCGCCAGAGCTGCGGCCTGGTCGACTTCAAGGACGTCGCCGATGAGGCGCGCACCTTCCTGGCGATGCCGCATCCCGAACCGGAGCCAAGCTCTACCCGGCGCACACCGGCGTCGGCGCCATCAGGATCACCGGAAGCGGCACGGCGGCTCTTCGCAATGGCGCAGCCAATTTCCGGCACACTCGTAAAGACGTATCTCCGCACACGCGGCATTACGGATTTGCACGGAACCGGAAGCCTGCGCTTCCATCCCCATTGCTATTACCGTCCCGACGAACATTCCCCGATGGAGACCTGGCCAGCGATGATCGCATCCGTCACCGATCTCGCCGGGCGTCAGACCGGCGCGCACCGCACCTGGCTCGCTCCCGACGGCTCGGACAAGGCTCCGATCGACACGCCGAGACGGGCGATGGGCGATCTGCTGGGGCATGCCGTTCGCTTCGCTGTGGCGGGCGAAGTGATGGCGGCGGGCGAAGGCATCGAAACGATGCTGTCGCTCAGGATGGCGCTGCCCACCATGCCGATGGCGGCGGCGCTTTCGGCGGCGCATCTCTCGGCCATCCTGTTCCCCGATACGCTACGCCGACTCTACATCGCCCGCGACAATGATCCGGCCGGCGACGGCGCGATGGCGACCTTGATCGAACGGGCGAACGCGGCCGGGATCGAGGCGGTCGTGGTGTCTCCAGCCTTAAGCGACTTCAACGAGGATCTCCGCCTGACGGGGCTGGATAGCCTCCGGGCAGGGGTCCGCGTGCAGATCGCGCCCCAAGACGTCGCACGCTTCATGGCGCTGGCGGCATAG
- a CDS encoding DUF2493 domain-containing protein, whose product MSEHDDYEPHHASSPTDHVLSELQLYGYRPFTDEPDPRPLPEGDHIAGAIADIFDALIVTLEDTRLEPDLDDLLWSTVNVFHRATDRIERELDDNEQAQRRGQREQDGSEVKAVELERLTAEGQTLIERRNAFELMRDQAAEHYERHTGSNWRPRSGSMVNHRNLTSAMIDSRDFLAAKKRADNEVLLPAGPKIAFTGGLDFNDHHLIWAKLDQVHAKHPDMVLLHGKSPKGAEKIAAKWADARKVPQVGFAPDWTKHAKAAPFKRNDQMLDVLPIGVIVFPGTGIQDNLADKAKKLGIPVWKFATGGA is encoded by the coding sequence ATGAGCGAGCACGACGACTACGAACCGCACCACGCCTCTTCCCCCACCGACCATGTTCTCAGCGAACTCCAGCTTTACGGCTACCGTCCCTTCACCGATGAACCCGATCCCCGACCGCTTCCGGAAGGCGACCATATCGCGGGCGCCATCGCCGACATCTTCGACGCCCTAATTGTTACCCTGGAGGACACCCGCCTCGAGCCCGACCTCGACGATCTCCTCTGGTCGACGGTCAATGTCTTCCACCGGGCTACCGACCGGATCGAGCGCGAGCTGGACGACAACGAGCAGGCGCAGCGCCGCGGCCAGCGTGAACAGGACGGCAGTGAGGTGAAGGCCGTCGAACTGGAACGCCTGACGGCCGAGGGCCAGACCTTGATCGAACGCCGCAACGCTTTCGAGCTGATGCGTGACCAGGCCGCCGAGCACTATGAGCGCCACACCGGGTCGAACTGGCGGCCGCGCAGCGGATCGATGGTCAACCATCGCAACCTCACCTCGGCGATGATCGACAGCCGGGACTTCCTCGCCGCCAAGAAGCGCGCCGACAACGAGGTGCTGCTCCCCGCCGGTCCGAAGATCGCCTTCACCGGCGGGCTCGACTTCAACGATCACCACCTAATCTGGGCCAAGCTCGATCAGGTCCACGCCAAACACCCCGACATGGTGCTGTTGCACGGCAAGTCCCCCAAGGGCGCCGAGAAGATCGCGGCCAAATGGGCCGACGCCCGCAAGGTGCCGCAGGTCGGCTTCGCCCCCGACTGGACGAAACATGCCAAGGCCGCACCGTTCAAGCGCAACGATCAGATGCTCGACGTCCTGCCGATCGGGGTCATCGTCTTCCCCGGCACGGGCATCCAGGACAATCTCGCCGACAAGGCGAAGAAGCTCGGCATCCCAGTCTGGAAGTTCGCAACGGGCGGCGCTTGA